Genomic segment of Paenibacillaceae bacterium GAS479:
TCTGTATGGACGAGGAGAACTGCTGCGAGCTGAGCAAGCAGATCAAGCTAGCCTACACGGCTGCAGAGTAGCCTCGCCATATTAGCTATTTTCGAGCCTTGGGTGACCAGGGCTTTTTATCATTGCAACAATTCATGCCTCGAAAGAGACTGACCTCTGGAAACAAGCAGGTTCAATAAAGTATGATAGGCATATTGAGCTTAGGGAGGATAATTAAATGAAGTGGGAAATCATTCAAGCAGAGATGACTTTTAACAAGGAAGACGGATATGTTGGCAAGGTTGAGTTCAAGGTTGAAGGGCATAAACAGCCCTACGAAGTTGCCCTACATAGCAAGCGAGGCAGGGATTGGGCTTACGGACTGTTTTTCAAAAACGAAGCAGGACCAGAAAATGAGATTGAGCTCGTAGAAGAGGAGCTTGAGGAGAACGATGAGCTGTACGATGAGCTTATCGAGGCAGCTCGTGCTGTTGTGGTTCGTGATCAACCAGAGGCTAAAGGCAGCGATTCGGAGGAAACGGAGTAAATTAGCCAGTACAATATAGGTGGATAGCGCTGTATCGTTTTCGAAGCGAAGCGATAGGAACTTTCACAAAGGGGCTGTCCCTAAGTCATCTAATGAGTGACTACTGGGACGGCCCCTTTTTTTGTTATGCCGTGAAACTCGATCGGATAATGCTTACCGATTGTTTAGGCCCAGCTGCGGCCCATGCGGATATGGGGAATGCCGGCATCAAGGAAAATGTCCGGAGATACCGGTACATAACCGAGCTTGACATAAAAAGGCTTTGCCTGGCACTGAGCGTCCAAAATAGAGCCCTTGAAACCGGCTTTGCGAGCTGCTTCCTCCATCGCTCGCACGATGTGAGAGCCGGCGCCTTTGCCCCGGCATGAAGCTAGAACAGCGATGCGCTGCAGCTTTGCGTTGCCGTCGCCAAACGGCTTCAGCCGACCGGCGCCGACGGGATTACCGTCATCCAACAACAGTATATGCGTGCAAGACTGAGGCGACTCGTCGTAATGATCCCATTCCTCATCGGGAGAAACTCCTTGCTCCCCGACAAAAACTTCTCGGCGAATAGCCAAGCATTGGTCCAGCTGTTCCTGGGTTGTTACTTCAACGGCTTGCAGCAAAGCATTCATTCCTTTCTATAAGGACAGCCTTTTCGGCATCATAGACTCGTATTGTAGCAAAGGAGCTTCTGCTTTCGCAATCCATATATTCGTGTAGCGAGCGGGCTGAATCTTTTGTTAATTCTGCTTCACCTGATGTCTCCTTCGGGTATAAGTAGCTATAAACACAGCATTGCATAGGAGGAGAATTATTATGAACCATTTGAAGCCATCTGAAATCGAGAAGCTCAAGTCAGCGCTGATCCAGGAAAAAGTAGAGCTTGAGGCTCATTTTAAAATAAATGCAGAGACAACCGAGGATGGACGTCCCATTTCCATGCAGAATTCGGACGGCGAGCTGTCCAGCTATGACAATCATCCAGCGGATTCGGGCACAGAAACGTTCGAGCGGGAGCGCGATATGGCGCTGGATGAGAAGCTCGGCAAAAAGTTGGCTCAAGTCAATCGGGCGCTGACTTTGATGGAAGAAGGGACATATGGCCTTGACGCTGAAACAGGCGAGCCCATTGCTTATGAGCGGCTGGAGGCCATTCCATCTACCCGCTACAACGTCCAAAACGTGCCGGAGGGGGAGTCCGCTCCAGAGCGTCCTGTTGAAGAGCAAGTCATGACGCTGCCCCCCAAGGGAGCTGGTGAAGGTCGTCAGGCAGCAGCAGGGAAATTTGACGACGCCGGGGCTTGGCAAGCGCTTGAGGATTACGGCAACGCCTCTGATACGGTTAATTCCCAGTCGGAAGCCGATGCTTCAAATGAGCTGGAAAAGCTTCGATAGGTACTCGCGATATACTTGTAAAACGTGAGCCGAATCGAGCCGGATTCCCTTTGGGCAATCCGGTTTTTTAAATATTTATGCGACTTTTTTACGATTTTAGTGCGACTTTTAGATGAGAATCGTTAGAAAGAAGATGAGAGAAGCTTAACTGCCCTGCCAAGCAGTTATCCGCTACACTAAAACGACGAATGGACAGGAGGAATACACCTTGATCACCAAAAGATGCCTTTTTTGCGATATATCCGTTCCCGTGAAATCCGGGGCCGGCACGATAGAGCGTTTTGTGAGCTGCGATTGCGCTCCTGGCGCGGAATATTCGCTCAGTAGCGAACAATATGACGCGCTAGCAGCGATCTCTTATCCCCGTCAGAGGGAGCTTTTCCCGCTGGCTTCGGCCTTTATCCGGGAAATGACGGGACTTGGTCGGGAGGTCAAGCTTACCGCCGATGAGGTGGAGTCGCTTCCGGCATCCCCGCATGTGCCGCTCACCGTCGAGGCAAAGAGTGCTAAGCTGCTCGCCTATTTGCGCCGCCAAACTAGCGCCCCAGGCGAGTCTGTAATCGTGCACCGGCTTGCCCGCAGCTTCAATCTGACTTACTCCCAGAACTTGCAGGAGATGGTCTACGTCATTGAAAAGCTGCGCGATGAGGAACTGCTGGAGCGGACGGGCTCCGTGTTCACCTTGACGAGCAAGGGGTGGAATCAGGCGGAGCTTGCCGTATCAGGCGAGCTTCAAAAAATATGCGTCATCGCCGGGGACGGTGGCAAAGACCAGGACGGGGACTGGATTGGTCATGTCCTGCCGCTGCTGCAACAATGCGGCTACACAGCCCGCCTGCTGGGACGTGACGGAGATTCCGATTCGGATCTCGCGCTTGATATGTTAGCGAGTGCGGATCTTGTGTTAGCCGAGCTGTCCGGCGCTGCTGTCGAAGCTTATTTGGCCGGCGGTTATGCACTGGCTGCGGGCATCCAGCTGTTATGGATCGCGCGTGAGGGCAGTGAAGCCGCTCCGGATTGGGCTGGCGCAGCACCTTTACGCTGGAGCACGCCCGAGGAGTTGAGCACGCTGCTGTTGCAGCGACTGAGTAATCAAGGCGGTCTGCGACCGACTGGCTCGTAAAGGCAGTTTTCCCCTGAATCGTGATTCAGGGGATTTTTAATTTTTGATTTCCGTGTAAGGTAGAGGTAAGGATAGAGTCGTCTGACAGGCGGCATGCTACCGACAACATTCGGAATCAGGAGGGAAGCTGGTGGCAACAGGTCGTATGACGGCGCAGGAACTGGAGAAATTGCAGATCAACCCGAGAATGATGGAGCAACTGGAAAAATGGAAAATAAAAGGTGTGCATGCCGAGCAAGCGGGACAGGAGTTGCTTCACTGGAATTCGTCCGGGGAGGATCGGCCAGCGGCCATTCTCTCCTGCACCAAGAGTGTACTGTCAGCGCTGATCGGCATCGCGATCGACCAGGGAATAATCGGCAGCGTTCACGACTCTATTGTGCCATATTTGGATGGAGACGATCAGGAACTGGTTCACGCGTTACGCGATGACCCACGCAAAAGGTCAATTACGCTGGAGCATTTGCTCACGATGACAAGCGGTCTTGATTGGCCAGATTTTGACAAGCCTTATTGGGAGCTTAAGGAAGCCAAGAATCCGACGGCTTTTGTACTTGGGCGGCCGCTCGCTCATGAGCTAGGCGATGTCTTCACTTACAATTCAGGCGGCTCACAACTCCTTGCGATCGCACTTGAGCGCGCCGCAGGCGAAAGCTTGTCTCGCTTTGCACGACGTCATTTGTTCCGACCGCTTGGCATCGGACCGGTTCGTTGGAACCGACTTCAAGGTGGTCAGGAAGGCGGCGCTGGTTTATCCGTGGGTATGCGGGATTTGGCCAAACTCGGAAGATTATATGTGCAAGAAGGCAGTTGGGAGGGCAAGCAGATTGTTTCAGCCGATTGGGTGCGGCAGTCGGTGCAACCCCATCATAAGGGGCTGCTCCATTACGAGCCTGCTGTATATGGCTGTTATGGCTATCACTGGTGGGTTTCCCCCGCTGACAAACAGCCTGGGCCGGACTTTTATTTTGCGTTCGGTTATGGAGGGCAGTATCTGTTCGCCGTTCCTTCGCTCGATTTAACCGTTGTTGTTCGCAAAAGCCTGGATGGCCGCAATAAGGCCATTTTATCGCGCCGTGTGATGGAGGAATTTATTCTGCCTGCACGGATGAATTCATAAGTGGGCTCCAATTGGGGAATGCTACCTGTGGAGCCTGCAATAGGCAGGCCGGTTAACAACCAGCCAGGAGGAATCCCATATGAATATGAACCCCGAACAGCAGCCGCAGGGCGAAGGCGAGATCAACAGCTTGAACCTAAGCTACGAGCAATTCCAGGAGCAAGTGAGACAGCGCCGCGAGCAAGA
This window contains:
- a CDS encoding Predicted N-acyltransferase, GNAT family, translating into MLQAVEVTTQEQLDQCLAIRREVFVGEQGVSPDEEWDHYDESPQSCTHILLLDDGNPVGAGRLKPFGDGNAKLQRIAVLASCRGKGAGSHIVRAMEEAARKAGFKGSILDAQCQAKPFYVKLGYVPVSPDIFLDAGIPHIRMGRSWA
- a CDS encoding transcriptional regulator, TraR/DksA family codes for the protein MNHLKPSEIEKLKSALIQEKVELEAHFKINAETTEDGRPISMQNSDGELSSYDNHPADSGTETFERERDMALDEKLGKKLAQVNRALTLMEEGTYGLDAETGEPIAYERLEAIPSTRYNVQNVPEGESAPERPVEEQVMTLPPKGAGEGRQAAAGKFDDAGAWQALEDYGNASDTVNSQSEADASNELEKLR
- a CDS encoding CubicO group peptidase, beta-lactamase class C family; the encoded protein is MATGRMTAQELEKLQINPRMMEQLEKWKIKGVHAEQAGQELLHWNSSGEDRPAAILSCTKSVLSALIGIAIDQGIIGSVHDSIVPYLDGDDQELVHALRDDPRKRSITLEHLLTMTSGLDWPDFDKPYWELKEAKNPTAFVLGRPLAHELGDVFTYNSGGSQLLAIALERAAGESLSRFARRHLFRPLGIGPVRWNRLQGGQEGGAGLSVGMRDLAKLGRLYVQEGSWEGKQIVSADWVRQSVQPHHKGLLHYEPAVYGCYGYHWWVSPADKQPGPDFYFAFGYGGQYLFAVPSLDLTVVVRKSLDGRNKAILSRRVMEEFILPARMNS